A single region of the Sorghum bicolor cultivar BTx623 chromosome 7, Sorghum_bicolor_NCBIv3, whole genome shotgun sequence genome encodes:
- the LOC8076539 gene encoding organelle RRM domain-containing protein 2, mitochondrial, producing the protein MAAAVARSGFRRMFSVSAFAPPKAPAPRPQADPSPNLFVSGLSKRTTTEGLRDAFAKFGEVVHARVVTDRVSGFSKGFGFVRYATTEEATKGIEGMDGKFLDGWVIFAEYARPRAPPEQAEMNSPPQQSWGASPGSWGSQ; encoded by the exons ATGGCGGCGGCTGTGGCGAGGTCAGGGTTCCGGCGCATGTTCTCTGTCTCCGCCTTCGCACCGCCGAAGGCGcccgccccgcgcccccaggcCGACCCCTCCCCCAACCTCTTCGTCTCCg GATTAAGCAAGCGTACCACAACTGAAGGACTTAGAGACGCCTTTGCGAAGTTCGGTGAAGTTGTGCATG CTCGAGTTGTGACCGACCGTGTCAGTGGGTTTTCGAAGGGATTTGGCTTTGTAAGGTATGCTACAACTGAAGAGGCAACTAAAGGAATAGAAGGAATGGATGGAAAG TTCCTTGATGGATGGGTTATTTTCGCGGAATATGCTAGACCCAGAGCACCGCCGGAGCAAGCAGAGATGAATTCGCCGCCACAGCAATCATGGGGTGCTTCACCAGGATCTTGGGGTTCACAGTAG
- the LOC8076540 gene encoding DAG protein, chloroplastic has translation MAASLPTTAAAARLAAQAFAFPSLKPPSASAFSALPRAAAFPSFAVAAAAPPRPRPARPTAARAAGDERETILLPGCDYNHWLIVMEFPKDPAPTREQMIDTYLNTLATVLGSMEEAKKNMYAFSTTTYTGFQCTVDEETSEKFKGLPGVLWVLPDSYIDVKNKDYGGDKYINGEIIPCTYPTYQPKERRTSKYESRRYERRRDGPPAASRKPRQQAPQTESASS, from the exons ATGGCCGCCTCCCTCCCGAccaccgccgcggcggcgcgccTCGCGGCGCAGGCCTTCGCGTTCCCGTCGCTCAAGCCTCCCTCTGCCTCCGCCTTCTCCGCCCTCCCGCGTGCCGCCGCCTTCCCCTCATTCgccgtcgcggcggcggcgcccccgcgcccgcgccccgcGAGGCCGACGGCGGCCCGGGCCGCGGGCGACGAGAGGGAGACGATACTGCTCCCCGGGTGCGACTACAACCACTGGCTGATCGTCATGGAGTTTCCCAAGGACCCCGCGCCCACACGCGAGCAGATGATCGATACCTACCTCAACACCCTCGCCACCGTCCTCGGCAG catggaggaagccaagaagaacatGTATGCCTTCAGCACAACCACCTACACTGGGTTCCAGTGCACTGTCGACGAGGAGACATCAGAGAAGTTCAAGG GTTTGCCCGGTGTTCTGTGGGTGCTTCCTGATTCCTACATTGATGTGAAAAACAAGGACTATGGGG GTGACAAGTACATCAACGGTGAGATAATTCCCTGCACGTACCCAACCTACCAACCAAAGGAGCGGAGAACATCCAAGTATGAGAGTAGACGGTATGAGAGGCGAAGAGATGGCCCCCCAGCAGCCAGCAGGAAACCAAGGCAACAGGCTCCTCAGACTGAGTCAGCATCTTCATAA
- the LOC8076541 gene encoding U-box domain-containing protein 8, whose product MEAWPDDFLCPITLEVMTDPVILPSGHTFERRSIQRWLDGGHLTCPVTNLPLPPCPPLIPNHALRRLIAAVSPSAAAAAPVPADGGAQARQEAAAVPARSASPVPALLRLAKSGAAGRREVLESGNAAVLLRHAEAGDEAAARALLHLSLDGDDTRVGLVADGAVDALSAAVSRGGPAAASAATALTSLATVDVNKCTIGAHPSAIPALAGLLRRGGPRERREAATALFELCKLPENRRRAVREGAAPALADFAADGSARAVEVLGLLARCREGRQELCRIPGIVSVLTGVAKSGNARAIEQALLVLNWICSESNELALEAIKLQAFDLCEALVNDDNCKIAKNAVELVRTLEKQ is encoded by the coding sequence ATGGAGGCGTGGCCGGACGATTTCCTATGCCCCATCACGCTGGAGGTCATGACGGACCCCGTCATCCTCCCCTCCGGCCACACCTTCGAGCGCCGCAGCATCCAGCGCTGGCTCGACGGGGGGCACCTCACCTGCCCCGTCACCAACCTCCCGCTGCCGCCCTGCCCGCCGCTCATCCCCAACCACGCGCTGCGCCGCCTCATAGCCGCCGTCTCGCcttccgcggcggcggcggctcccgtCCCTGCGGATGGAGGGGCGCAAGCGAGGCAAGAAGCGGCGGCGGTGCCAGCTCGGTCCGCGTCGCCCGTACCGGCGCTGCTGAGGCTGGCCAAGTCCGGCGCCGCCGGGCGGAGGGAGGTGCTGGAGTCCGGCAACGCGGCGGTGCTGCTGCGTCACGCGGAGGCCGGGGACGAGGCGGCGGCCAGGGCGCTCCTGCACCTCAGCCTGGACGGCGACGACACCCGCGTCGGGCTCGTGGCGGACGGCGCCGTGGACGCGCTCTCCGCCGCGGTGTCCCGCGGCggcccggcggcggcgtccgCGGCCACGGCGCTCACCAGCCTGGCCACCGTGGACGTCAACAAGTGCACCATCGGGGCGCACCCGTCCGCCATCCCGGCGCTGGCGGGGCTCCTCCGCCGCGGAGGCCCGCGGGAGCGCCGCGAGGCTGCCACGGCGCTCTTCGAGCTCTGCAAGCTGCCGGAGAACCGCCGCCGCGCGGTGCGCGAGGGCGCCGCGCCCGCGCTCGCCGACTTCGCCGCCGACGGCTCCGCGCGCGCCGTCGAGGTGCTCGGCCTCCTCGCCAGGTGCCGGGAGGGCCGCCAGGAGCTGtgcaggatccccggcatcgtcTCCGTGCTCACGGGCGTCGCCAAGAGCGGCAACGCCCGTGCAATCGAGCAGGCCCTGCTCGTCCTCAACTGGATTTGTTCCGAGAGCAACGAACTGGCATTGGAGGCAATCAAGCTGCAAGCTTTCGACCTCTGCGAGGCTCTGGTGAACGATGACAACTGCAAGATCGCCAAGAACGCGGTCGAATTGGTCCGGACGCTCGAGAAACAATAG